The stretch of DNA GCATACATATTCAGTTGGACATTCAATGCTTTtagttggctagaatagatgtctcagCTGGCCAGGTTGCATTTTTTCAGTTTTGTGGCCAACATGCATGTTCAGTTGGACAGTTAATGCATtcagttggctagaatagatgtcttAGTCGCCTAGAATAGATGTCTTAGTTGGTCATCAGTTTTTGGCCAACATGCATGTTTAGTTggccagaaaacatgtttttttatttTCACATATACTACATTTTTTCCAAAGTGTTCACTCAGAAACATGTATTGCCAGATATATGTTTTTAGTTGGCAGGATACATGTTTAGTTGGCCAGGATACATGTTCAGTTGGCTGGGATGCATGTTTAGTTGCACATTTATGAATTTTTCGTTGCACAGGTTCAACAAAGCATTGGACAGTCAATTTTCTGTTCATTTTGCAAATAATAACTAGAAGTTGGCttttaatcatgttttaattggccagATAACTCGTTTTTAGTTGGCTTGTTTTTAACACATCCAGGTGGTAGTTTTTGGCATGTTTAACACATCCAGCATGTTTAACATCTGGTGTGATGTGCCAGATTCACCTCTTTTTTGAAGCAGATTCTCCATGGATCCATGAAGAAGGGGGAAGCGAAGAGGTGCAGAGGGGGCTTACCTGCTCGATCTTACTGCCTGGTATGGCTCTGACCACCCCGCCCTTTAGATCTTGAAGCAGCTCCTTCTACTTTGGGGCTCCCATGGCGGCTgtgtaggaggaggaagaagggctgggGGCGATTGCGTTTGGATCTGTTTCTggcgtgcagaagaagaagaaggcagcgTCGGTGGGGCTGAGGCGTGGGGGCGAGAGATGGCGTGGATTCTGCAACCTGGGCAGATCCcgcggccagctggtgcacgtgatccCGCGGCCAGGAGGATGCACGTTTGGCGAAGAGGGTGCACGTGATCCCGCGGCCAGCTGGTGGGCGGGGCAGTTGCCTTTTTGGCTCCGACGGGCAGGGACCAGATGGACTGTTTCCTCTTTTTCGCTCGAGGGGGGACCAGGTGGTTTCCTTTTTTCGGGTGGCCGCTGGCTAGCGATCCCAGGGCGGCCGGCCGCCCATTAGACGCGTCCGAGAATAAATTGAGAGAGAGGGGGGTTATCCAAATGCCGTCTCCGCTCAAAAACATTGCCGCCCCGCTCACTCCAGTGCGGTACCTCAAAGTGGTTAATCCATTCACTCAGAGCTCCGATGCTCTCGCTCTCGGCTCCTTCCTCGCCCCCGCCCTCGCCACCTACCCGCAGCACCGCCGCCGTCGGCCTCCTTCGTGGGGCCGCGGGGCGGCGCGACGCGCCGCTCACCGCCGCGCTCCACGCCGTCCTCCTCAAGTCCGGCGCGCTCCACTCTTCCCAGCCCCTCGTCGCGTCCAACTCCCTCCTCCACGCCTACCTCCAATGCGGCCTCCACTCCCACGCGCTCCACCTGCTCGACGAAACGCCGCGCCGTGACGCCGCCACCTACTCCGCCCTCATCTCGCTCCACTGTCGCCTCGGCGCGCCCCTGGACGCCGTCCGCGCCTTCGTGGACATGCTGCTGGCCCACGACGCAGACGAGGgcgacgccgccgccgtccgcgccaACGAGTTCACGGTGGCCGCGCTCCTGCAGGCCTGCGGGCTCGCCAAGGATGGGAGGCTGGGGAGGATGGTGCATGGCTACCTCGTGACAAATGGCTTCTGCGCCGACCCCTTTGTGGTCGGCTCGTTGGTCAATATGTACGCCAAGGTTGGGGATGTGGTCAGCGCGCGGAGGCTGGTTCTCAGATTGGCTTGCAGGGATGTCGTTTCCTGGACTGCTGTTATATCAGGGTGCGTGCTCAACGGGATGCTAGCAGAGGCTCTCGGTGTGTTTGTCATGATGCTGGAAGATGGTGTCCTTCCCAACAATGTTACAATGCTGAGTGTCATTCAGGCATGCTCTTTGATGGGCCACTCGGGATTGTTCAGTCAGGTGCACACTCTTGTTGCTCGGTTGGGCCTCGAGGAAGATGTTTCGGTGGTGAATTCTCTCATCATGATGTATGCAAAGAATGGCTTTATTGAAGAGGCTGCACGGCTTTACGAGGATCTGTACCTCAGGAGAGGGACTGTGTGCTCTAATGCTGATGTTCTTGGCGCGCTTCTTTATGGTTGCACGGTTTCAGCATCCCCGCTTTATGGGAGAGAAATCCATGCACACTTGATTAAACTGAGTGCTCTTCCAAGCATCAGCATTGAAAACTGCCTCATGGGCATGTATGCTAGATTCGAGCGAGTTGACGCAACGTATTTGGTGTTTAAAGGCATGAAAGTTAAAGATATTGTTTCGTGGAACACCATGATCTCATGCCTAGCCAAGAGCGACTATGTAAATGAAGCCTTGGACCTTTTCAGCACTCTTCATAGTGGTGGTAGTGGGCTTGTGCCTGATTTTGTCACGGTCTTGAGTGTAGTTCAGGCATGCTCCAATGCTGGATTACTTCTCCAAGGGCAGATGCTCCATGCATACATCGTAAAATATGGTTTTGTGCACGATGTATCGATCTCCAATGCTCTAATAATCATGTATGCAAAGTTAGGAAGGATTGATTCCGCTGAGAAGATCTTTTGGCGGATGGATGTTAAGGACCTTGTTTCCTGGAATTCGATGATCAATGCTTATGGGATACACGGAGATGGCCATTCGGCTCTAAAGTATTTCCACCAGCTGACAGATGTTGGAGCACATGCTCCTAATGCTATCACGTTTTTGAATGTGATATCTGCTTGCAGTCACTCTGGTTTGATTTCAGAAGGATACAAGTGCTTTGAAAGCATGAGAAGGGACCATGGAATTGAGCCTGGCATGGATCATTATGCTTGTGTAGTGGACCTGTTTGGAAGGTCTGGGAGATTTGCCGAGGCAGAAGAATTCATCAGGGATATGCCTGTTCCTCCCAACTCGTCCATTTGGGGACCTTTGCTGGCTGGTTGCCGGCTTCATGGGAATGTTGATCTTGCAGAAAAGGCTGCTAAAGAACTACTAGCCTTGGAACCTGACAGTGATATCTGGAGAGTCTCCTTGTCAAATATCTACGCATCGGCTGGGAGGTGGAAAGACTCTGCAAAGATTAGGACTGAAATGAGGAGAGTCGGTTTGAGAAAGGAGACTGGTTGGAGCTTTGTAGATGTAGGAGGGGTTGAGGGTTTTAAGTTTGTGTCGGCAGATACAAGGCATCGTGACGCTGAAAAAATATATGCAGTATGGCACAGTATGAACAAGCACATGGCAGATGTAGCTGGTGACGTGCATCAGCTGAGTCTGGTGAGTGTAAATTAGTTGATGACAAATGCTTGGTTTCGTTATGCCAGAGTTACAAAGGTGAACTTTTGTAATTCACTAGACTGTGAACTTACTGACTTGAAATCACACCAGATCTATTAATTTGTGTTCTGGGTGTAGTATAAAGCCATCAGTAAAACTGGCAACTACATATAATTGACTCTGGAAGGAAACTGAGGACGCTGTGGTTAGCATGTTAACTTAAAACTATGTTTCGTGATCTTGGTGTAGTCATCTAAATTGCCTGCGTTGTAAAGGTAATAGTCCTCACGATCCAACATTGCAATATGCCAGCAGAAATGGAGGAAAATCTTGCTGATATGGAGTTCTTATGCTAATATGGTTGCTGAAAGCAGCAAGGATTGGCAATACGAAATATAGGTTGCCCAATTTCTGCAGGGTTCAAATTTTAGCACGTATGCTGCTGTATGCTGGTGAAGATTGTGTGTGCCCATGTGCTATGTAGTATACTTCCAATATCTTAATGATACGGATTTATTAAAAAAAAACTATAGTGTATATCCATATATTATTAGGTTTACATTCATTATTTTTGTTATAAATTTGTTGCAAAAATTGGACTGCATACCCATGTGTTTTGAATAGTGACCCTTCATTTTAAGTTAAGACAAATGATCACATGTAAAAAGCTCATACTAGTATATTGCTGTATAATTTGTGAATGGTCCTTAAGGTACGGAAGAAAACAATAAGAACTTCCAAAATTATTGCTACCTAGTATACCCTGCAAGACAAGAATACAATTTTGGAACAATAAAAGGAGAAACAAGCTGGATACACATTTTTCTTCTTGTACAGTAACACTACAATACAATACAATTCCTGTATTATGTAGTATACTTCTAATGCTCTACTTGCGCATCAGGAGAACTACGGTATGAGCAGCTATACTCCTGTTTTCTCCTAGACTGTCGACTTTCTCATGcgtcttggccttgagattgacaaCAGATGGATCCGCCCCGAGtagttcacacaagttagatcggaTAGTCTCCTTGAATGGGCTAATTTTTGGTTTTTGCAAGATCAATGTAGCATCAAGGTTCCCCAGCTCATAGCCTGCTTGATGCATTAGCTTTACCTGATGCATAACAATAATAAAATGTTAAGCAGATACGTGCTCACTTAAATTGCATCAACCTAGCACCAAACGATACTTCCATCAGCTCATATCTTCAAAACTGGAATGCTTCGATGATATTGTATCACACAAAATTCAGATTCAGGGGCGAATATAATAATCAATAATGCTctaattggatatattctacaccctctgttcctaaatataagacgttttggcagttcaatttaaactgccaaactgccaaaacgtcttacaTCTAGAAACAGAggtactagtgtcaaaaacgctcttatattatgggacggagggagtagtacataacATTGGGTGAAATGacaaaaaatactgtgcgatgtcaATGTGAAGAGAAAACAAGGTGATTTCACTGATCGATGGGATCATGAAGAAAAAGCAGCACAAAATTCAGATTCCGGTGTGAATATAGGAACCAATAATGCTCCAATTGGATAAATTGTACATTAGATCTGGTGAAATGACAAAAATACTGCTCGATGCCTAAACGAAGAGAAACTACTAGGATGATTTCAATGGTCGATGGGATCATGTAGAAAAAGCAGCACATAATGAGCTCAAATTGCAAGGCATAGGGATATTTTATCCAAAAGTCCAGGATGCAGTCAACATTCAAAGCACATGGTACATGCCTTTGTACAAATTCCAAAACGTGCAATACTTTTTGTCCTGGAAGAGGAGAAAAGTCAAGACCGAATTTGCAGTCAGCATGGTGTTGATGCAGGAATGAAATAGTCAAAAAGAAAATAAGCAGGTGATGATCTGCGATGTCTTCAAGGAAGGATGTTTTTGGAGAATTTCCATAAAACGGATGCATTTTAGTAAGGGGAAGAAAAACTTGTTTCCCCAAAGAAGATATGAACAAGTTGGGTCACGTAACACTTAACAGTCTAGACATCAGACTTACCTATCGCTCATTCAAGTAAAATGAAAACTAATTTTCCGACACAAGTGCTATGTGATTAGCAATTTAGAATCATTCAGAGCAACACACAAACTCTAGGTTTTGTTCTGATTAAGCATTCTACCATCCAACTATAAGACAACAATCTAGACTCATAGAACGAAAGCAACACACGAACTGTAAATTTTGTTCTGAATAAGTCAATAAGCATTTCACCATCCAACTACAgacagtactactccctccgttccaaattactcgtcgcagaaatggatgtatctgaactaaaatacatctagacacatccatacctgcgacaagtaattcgaaacggagggagtatcttataatgCCCACAAAAGCTAGAGGGAATTGGCATGGGCGAATGAACTTCGGAGTGAAGTTGAGAAACTCACAGCTTCCCTCATGAACACGCAGGACTCCGCGCCCTTCCACCGGGGGTCGGTGTCCGGGAAGATCTGCCCGATGTCCGGCAGCCCCAGGGCGCCGAGAATCGCGTCCACCACGCAGTGCAGAAGCACGTCCCCTGCGCACGCGGCAAAAAATTCCACACGCCCGGTAACGCAACGAGCGAACGAACGGGAGCACAAAGGAAAAGAACAAGCAA from Triticum dicoccoides isolate Atlit2015 ecotype Zavitan chromosome 6A, WEW_v2.0, whole genome shotgun sequence encodes:
- the LOC119317436 gene encoding 2-C-methyl-D-erythritol 2,4-cyclodiphosphate synthase, chloroplastic-like, which encodes MASASSLFLASPISTAPRTRAPASPCPARPSLRPRRPSLAVAAALQAEHQPAVAVAAAPKPPALPFRVGHGFDLHRLEPGLPLIIGGISIPHDRGCDAHSDGDVLLHCVVDAILGALGLPDIGQIFPDTDPRWKGAESCVFMREAVKLMHQAGYELGNLDATLILQKPKISPFKETIRSNLCELLGADPSVVNLKAKTHEKVDSLGENRSIAAHTVVLLMRK